From the genome of Bacillota bacterium:
TCATTAAAATCTAATATATAGGTCTCTACATTTACTTTAGTACTTCCGGTTTTTATTGTTGGATTTGTACCTATATTTGTGATACTTTTATATAACTTTCCGTCCAAAAGAGTCTTTGTTATATATACTCCACAAGCAGGCAAAAGCAGATATTCTTCCGGACTAATATTTGCCGTTGGAAATCCAAGTTCACTCCCTATACGTTTTCCCGATTCCACTAAACCTGTTATTGAATAATGCCTTCCAAGAAAATAAAAGGCTTTTTCCATATCACCCCTGGCCAAATACTCCCGAATTAGTGTGCTGCTGACAATTTCATCATTTACTTTAATTGGAGGTATTATTATAACCCGAAAATTATATTTTTCGCCCAACTCCTTAAGTAAATCGGCATTGCCTCGCCCTTTATACCCAAAAGTATAATCAAACCCTGCTACTGCAAGCTTAATGTTCAGATTACCTACTAAAACATCCTTCACAAATTCTTCCGGTTCCAGTTTGGAAAAAGGCTCATCAAAGTCTTCATAAAATAGATAGTCAAGAGGCAGATTATTTAGTATTTCAGCCTTCTTCTCCACAGTAATTAGTAAAGGAGTAACCAATTTTTTCTTTAAAATGTTATCAGGGTGTTTTGTAAATGTATAGACCATTGAATGTAAATCATGAAGTTTGCACTCATTTATTAGAACATTAATTAAAGTTATGTGGCCAATATGAAGCCCATCAAAATTACCCAACCCAACTCCTAATGGTTTAGTAGACAATGTATTATTAATATTACTTATAACCTCCATAGGTTCTTCTCCTTTAGTGCTCCTTTATAATATTGATTTATACAAACATTTTTTTAGGTTTTAAATAATACCTGCCATTTTTTATTATTACTTCACCCAATGCAAGAAAATCATTTCTTTCATTATATACCCTTACCGGAAAACCAACATCAAAATCATTTTTATCCTTAACTATGGGTATGAAATTCCCATTTTTAAATTTCTTTTCATTCAAGCTATTTAAATAGAAACTTTTAAAATTTTTGAAAATTTCATCAACCTTTAAGAATAACTCATGCATTTTACCGTTTTTATTTGCCTGCAAGATTTCTTCCAGGGTAAAGGCAGACTCAATATGAAATATTCCTGCCCTTTTTCGTATAAGAAATGACATGTGCCCCCCACAACCTAAACTATCTCCAATATCAGAGCACAGTGTCCTTATATATGTACCCTTTGAACAGGTTACATCAAAAAGCACCTTATTTTTCTCTATATTAATAAGGTTTATTGAATAAATCTCAACTTTTCTTGGCTTCCGTTCTATACTTTTTCCTCCTCTTGCAATCTCGTAAAGCCTTCTGCCTTCTACTCTGACGGCAGAGTACATAGGAGGTGTCTGGTATATTTTTCCAATAAAACTCTTCAAGGCTTGAGTTATTTGCTGCTCAGATACTAGAACCTTTTTTACAGCAATAACGTTCCCTGAAGAATCCTGTGTATCTGTCGAAATACCTAAAGTAAGCTCAGCTCTATACACCTTTTCCATATTCATTATATACTCAATAACTTTAGTAGCTCTACCCGTACATATCGGTAAAACACCGGCAGCACCCGGATCAAGTGTACCGGTATGGCCAATTTTCTTTTCTTTTAATATACCCCTCAAGTATGCAACCACATCAAAAGATGTCATACCTGGAGGTTTTAAAACATTCAGTAAACCGTTTATATTAAAACCCCCATTCTTCCTTTTATCACGCTTTTCATATTAACTTACATGACCTCCGGTCACAAATATCAATGAAAAGCGTCAGAAGCGAGCAGTGCTAGGAAAACGAGGCGCAAAAACCGGAGCATATGTGGGTATATGTGAGGATTTTTGCGCCCGAAGTTTGACAACGCAATGCGACGCTTATCACGCTTTTCATATTAACTTTTCAGGGCATCTACTATACTTACCAATATCTTTTCTTTTACATCATGTAAATTACCTTTTATCGTACAACCGGCAGCTTTTTTATGGCCGCCGCCGGCAAAACTTCCGGCAATAATTGAAACATCTATATCCGAATTTGACCTTAAACTAACTTTTACTTCTTCTTTCTTCTCCCTGAATAAAACAGCAATTTCCACCCCATGTATATTTCTTCCAAGATTAACAATACCTTCGCATTCTTCATCCCGTGCTCCGGTCTCTTGCATCATTTTTTCTGTTACGGTAATAAAGGCTATCCGCCCATCCTCTAAAAGTTCCAATGAACTTATTGCAGCCCCAATTAATTTTACTTTCTCTATTGAGATTGAATCAAATACCTTTGCAGATATTTCAGTCACATTTATACCGTTATTTAATAAATCTGAAGCTACTAAATGAGTTATATATGTAGTATTGGCAAATCTAAAACCACCGGTATCGGTTATTATGGCAACATAGAGGCATGTTGAAATATCCGCATCTAGGACTAGTCCCATCATATTTATCAATTGGTATATTATTTCTCCTGCAGCTGAAGAATTGGAACAAACATAATTAAAATCGGCAAAGTGGGTATTTGTTGGGTGGTGATCAATATTTATAGTAAATTTTACACTTTTAAATAATGAAGCTCTATTTCCCAATCTTTCAATATCTCCTGTATCTATAGCAACAACCGTATCAGGCACTTCAATACTATCTGGGAAAACTGCCACCATTTCCTGTCCCGGAAGAAAACTGTACATTTGTGGCATATCTTCTTCAAGATATACCATTACATTGCTATTTATCCGGCTTAATGCCAGGGCCAGAGCCAACCCTGACCCCAACGCATCGCCATCAGCTTGAATATGAGGAAGTACGACAATACTTTTTGACTTCCTTAAAACATCAATTATTTCATCCATTTTTTCATTTAATAACGTACTTTTCATTCTGCTTGTTTCTAATCCCCTTTTATTGTATCATTAATCAGTTTGTTAATATAAATTCCCTGCTCAATAGAGTTGTCAAGTTCAAATATTAATTCGGGAGTATACCTTAGTTTAATTCTATGTCCGATCTCTCTTCTAATAAACCCGGCGGCATTTTTGAGTCCCTCTATAGCATTTTTCTTATCTTCTTCATTTCCTAATACACTTATATATACCCTGGCATATCTTAAATCCCGTGTAGTATCAACCGATACCACACTAACAAATTCAGGCAGCCGCGGGTCTTTTAGTTCATTTTGTATAATACTGCTAATCTCCCGCTTTATTTCTTCAGATATCCTGTATATTCTTTGAGTCATCAGTAAATCACTCCCTAAGCCTATTCTTGTACTTCCTCCATTATATAAGCCTCAATAATATCTCCTTCTTTAATGTCATTAAACTTATCTATAAGTATTCCACATTCATATCCTTGTGAAACTTCTCTTACATCATCCTTGAATCTCTTTAATGACGCAAGTTTTCCCTCGTAAACTACAATACCATCCCTTAAAACACGTATACCGGAATTTCTGGTAATTTTTCCATCAAGTACATAACTTCCACCTATAGTGCCTATCCCTGATGCTTTAAATAGTTGCCTTACTTCAGCATGCCCCTGAATTACTTCTTCCAGTTTAGGTTCCAACATACCCTTCATTGCAGCTTGTATATCTTCAATAACATCATAGATAATTCTGTATAATCTTATATCTACATTTGAATTTTTAGCAATTTCTGATACATTGGGTCCAGGCCTTACATTAAAACCGATAATAATAGCATTGGATACATCCGCAAGTTTTACGTCAGTCTCAGTAATACCGCCTACTCCATCATGTATTATATTAATCTTGACTTCATCATTGCTAAGTTTTTCAATAGACTGTTTTAAAGCCTCAACAGAACCCTGGACATCAGCTTTAATTATCATGTTAAGTTCCTTTACCTTGCCCTCCTGAATTTGGCTAAATAAATCATCAAGGGAAACTTTAGAGGCCGATTTCTTCATCTGCTCTTCCCTGTATTTTTCTTTTCTTTTTTCTATTAAGCTTTTCGCAAGTTTTTCGTCTTTTATTGCATAAAATATTTCCCCACTTTCAGGTACTTCAGGAAAGCCCAAGACTTCAACAGGAGTTGAAGGTCCTGCATATTTAATACTTTGCCCTTTATCATCATTCATAGCTCTTATCCTGCTCAAAATTGTACCTGATATAATTGTATCACCTACATTCAGTGTTCCTCTCTGCACCAATAATGTAACAACAGGTCCCCTGTTCTTATCAAGTTTAGACTCTATTATGGTACCTTTTGCCTGCTTTTTCGGATTTGCCTTGAGTTCAAGCAAGTCTGCAGTCAATAATACCATTTCAAGGAGCAAATCAATATTCTCACGTTTCAAAGCGGAAACAGGTACAACAACTACATCGCCTCCCCATTCTTCAGGTACAAGGCCATGTTCCGTTAGCTGTTGCTTTACCCTTTCCGGGTTTGCTCCAGGCTTATCAATCTTATTTATTGCTACAATTATAGTTACATTGGCTGCTTTTGCATGATTAATGGCTTCTATTGTCTGGGGCATTATACCGTCATCCGCTGCCACTACAAGTATAGCTATATCCGTTACCTGTGCTCCTCTGGCTCTCAGAGCAGTAAATGCTTCGTGGCCTGGAGTATCAAGGAAAGTGATATTCCTGTTATTTATATTCACAGTATAAGCACCTATATGTTGTGTTATGCCTCCCTCTTCACTTTCAATAACGTTCGTTTTCCTAATTGCATCAAGAAGAGATGTCTTCCCATGGTCTACATGCCCCATTACCACAACCACAGGTGGCCTCGGTCTCAAATCTTCCTCATTATCTTCTTCATCATCAAACAAAATGTCCTCTTCATTAACAACAACTTCTTTTTCTGCTTTAATTCCAAATTCATCAGCTATTATTGCCGCAGTATCATAATCTATCTCCTGGTTTACGGTAACCATAATGCCCATACTTATTAACTTCTTAATAACATCTGCAGCACTTTTCTTCAAGATCTCCGCCAGATCTTTTACAGTAATTTTTTCAGGTATCTCAACCATTTTCAACACAGGCTTTGGTGCAGTAACGGAAACATTAATATTATTTTTCTTATCTTTATTTTTGTCCTCGGTTTTGCGTTTAATAGGCTTTATTGCCTTTTTAGTTTTATGGTCATCATAAAATTCATCAATCAGAATATCTTCTGTTATCAGTTCAGAAATATTTCTCTTTCCATCAACTATAATTTCATGCGTTTTAAATTTCTTTTTCCTGCTTACTGAGGTCTGTATTTTAGGCAGTTCTCTTTTTTGTTCCCGTTTTTTATCTTTATCAAAATCTTTATTTCGATAGTCAAAATGCTTTATCTCTTCATACTCTATATCAATATCAGGCTCAGGAATTTCGAGAAATTGAGGCTTCTTTCCCTCCTGTTTATAAGTTTTAGGGCTTGTATATCCTGTACCTTGTCCTTTATTTTTGTTGTTTTTGTTTCCATCTTTCTTTATTTGATCTTGTACAGAAGACTTTAATTTGTCATCCTCGGACTTATCAAAATTGGCTTCATATTTCTCTCTACTTTTCTTATCTTTACCCATAGTTTTCATTTCTTCTCCGGCCACAACTTTACTTTTTTCACCCTTAAAACCGCTTTTCTCTTGTTGATCTTTGTGTTTTTCTTTTCCATCTTTTAACTCTTTCTGTGCCTCTTTAATTTGTCCTTTTATTTTTGTATCGTCTTTGACAGGTTCCTGAACTGATTCTTTGGTTTCTTTTTCATCATTAATATGATTAATAATATTAATCTCCTTAATGTTTTTATTAATGCTTTTATCCTCAATTTTGTCCTGGATTTTGTCCTGTACTTTTTTCTCTGTCTCATCTTGAATCTTATCCTGGTCCTTATCCTGTATTTTATCCTGTATTTTATCCTGTGCTTTATCCTGTGCCTTATCTATTTTTGCCGGCTTATCTTTCTTTTTTATTACAGGACCTGTATCTCTTACAAAACCTGCCCTTAATCCTGACCCTGCTATATTTACCTTTATACCACCATACCTTCTTCCCCCCTTGAATTCACCTTTATTACGCCCATGATGATTCTCATCTTTACGGATACCGCTTTCCTTATACCTATCATTAATTTTTTCATCAACAACAATTTCGGTCGTCCTTATTATCCTTGGTGCACTTTTTGAGTCTTTTGCTTCAGGCTTCTTTTGATCCATTTTAGTTTGGGGTGCAAAGGCAGAAGTCTTTTTCTTGTCCTCATCCCTATTCTCTTGCTCATAAGAAACTACACCTATATGTTTATATAAAGCCTCGATTTCTTGCTCATCAAGATAGCTCATGTGGTTTTTAACATTTATGTTAATTTCTGCTAGTTTTTCAATAAGCCTTTTACTTGTGGTGTTTAATTCTTTAGCTAGTTCATAAATCCTAACCTTTTCCATATTTACACACCCCCAATTCCCGTTTTTTGGTTATCTATCATTTC
Proteins encoded in this window:
- a CDS encoding bifunctional riboflavin kinase/FAD synthetase, with the translated sequence MEVISNINNTLSTKPLGVGLGNFDGLHIGHITLINVLINECKLHDLHSMVYTFTKHPDNILKKKLVTPLLITVEKKAEILNNLPLDYLFYEDFDEPFSKLEPEEFVKDVLVGNLNIKLAVAGFDYTFGYKGRGNADLLKELGEKYNFRVIIIPPIKVNDEIVSSTLIREYLARGDMEKAFYFLGRHYSITGLVESGKRIGSELGFPTANISPEEYLLLPACGVYITKTLLDGKLYKSITNIGTNPTIKTGSTKVNVETYILDFNEDIYQKRIEVFFIKKIRNEKKFNNREELVRQIKSDVLKAKYY
- the truB gene encoding tRNA pseudouridine(55) synthase TruB, encoding MNGLLNVLKPPGMTSFDVVAYLRGILKEKKIGHTGTLDPGAAGVLPICTGRATKVIEYIMNMEKVYRAELTLGISTDTQDSSGNVIAVKKVLVSEQQITQALKSFIGKIYQTPPMYSAVRVEGRRLYEIARGGKSIERKPRKVEIYSINLINIEKNKVLFDVTCSKGTYIRTLCSDIGDSLGCGGHMSFLIRKRAGIFHIESAFTLEEILQANKNGKMHELFLKVDEIFKNFKSFYLNSLNEKKFKNGNFIPIVKDKNDFDVGFPVRVYNERNDFLALGEVIIKNGRYYLKPKKMFV
- a CDS encoding bifunctional oligoribonuclease/PAP phosphatase NrnA; this translates as MDEIIDVLRKSKSIVVLPHIQADGDALGSGLALALALSRINSNVMVYLEEDMPQMYSFLPGQEMVAVFPDSIEVPDTVVAIDTGDIERLGNRASLFKSVKFTINIDHHPTNTHFADFNYVCSNSSAAGEIIYQLINMMGLVLDADISTCLYVAIITDTGGFRFANTTYITHLVASDLLNNGINVTEISAKVFDSISIEKVKLIGAAISSLELLEDGRIAFITVTEKMMQETGARDEECEGIVNLGRNIHGVEIAVLFREKKEEVKVSLRSNSDIDVSIIAGSFAGGGHKKAAGCTIKGNLHDVKEKILVSIVDALKS
- the rbfA gene encoding 30S ribosome-binding factor RbfA, giving the protein MTQRIYRISEEIKREISSIIQNELKDPRLPEFVSVVSVDTTRDLRYARVYISVLGNEEDKKNAIEGLKNAAGFIRREIGHRIKLRYTPELIFELDNSIEQGIYINKLINDTIKGD
- the infB gene encoding translation initiation factor IF-2 → MEKVRIYELAKELNTTSKRLIEKLAEININVKNHMSYLDEQEIEALYKHIGVVSYEQENRDEDKKKTSAFAPQTKMDQKKPEAKDSKSAPRIIRTTEIVVDEKINDRYKESGIRKDENHHGRNKGEFKGGRRYGGIKVNIAGSGLRAGFVRDTGPVIKKKDKPAKIDKAQDKAQDKIQDKIQDKDQDKIQDETEKKVQDKIQDKIEDKSINKNIKEINIINHINDEKETKESVQEPVKDDTKIKGQIKEAQKELKDGKEKHKDQQEKSGFKGEKSKVVAGEEMKTMGKDKKSREKYEANFDKSEDDKLKSSVQDQIKKDGNKNNKNKGQGTGYTSPKTYKQEGKKPQFLEIPEPDIDIEYEEIKHFDYRNKDFDKDKKREQKRELPKIQTSVSRKKKFKTHEIIVDGKRNISELITEDILIDEFYDDHKTKKAIKPIKRKTEDKNKDKKNNINVSVTAPKPVLKMVEIPEKITVKDLAEILKKSAADVIKKLISMGIMVTVNQEIDYDTAAIIADEFGIKAEKEVVVNEEDILFDDEEDNEEDLRPRPPVVVVMGHVDHGKTSLLDAIRKTNVIESEEGGITQHIGAYTVNINNRNITFLDTPGHEAFTALRARGAQVTDIAILVVAADDGIMPQTIEAINHAKAANVTIIVAINKIDKPGANPERVKQQLTEHGLVPEEWGGDVVVVPVSALKRENIDLLLEMVLLTADLLELKANPKKQAKGTIIESKLDKNRGPVVTLLVQRGTLNVGDTIISGTILSRIRAMNDDKGQSIKYAGPSTPVEVLGFPEVPESGEIFYAIKDEKLAKSLIEKRKEKYREEQMKKSASKVSLDDLFSQIQEGKVKELNMIIKADVQGSVEALKQSIEKLSNDEVKINIIHDGVGGITETDVKLADVSNAIIIGFNVRPGPNVSEIAKNSNVDIRLYRIIYDVIEDIQAAMKGMLEPKLEEVIQGHAEVRQLFKASGIGTIGGSYVLDGKITRNSGIRVLRDGIVVYEGKLASLKRFKDDVREVSQGYECGILIDKFNDIKEGDIIEAYIMEEVQE